Proteins encoded in a region of the Methanomassiliicoccales archaeon genome:
- a CDS encoding winged helix-turn-helix domain-containing protein translates to MKVELDKKALFALASDTRIEILKALQPSRRTITQLAEELSIDKAAIHRHLKKLEEGGFVTRQEDHGFVYYELSWKARDIISPGENTKIIIIFSSSWLLILASVSLLVLALNSAAKRAFEAYGETQMAGGNWLSEATGGLGLEVLLPAVLLVALAVVLTYIGYSKLRRPRQRPAEKDPPDEATF, encoded by the coding sequence ATGAAGGTGGAGCTGGACAAGAAGGCCTTGTTCGCATTAGCCTCCGACACTCGCATAGAGATCTTGAAGGCGCTCCAGCCTTCCCGCCGGACCATTACTCAGCTCGCGGAGGAGCTGAGCATCGACAAGGCTGCCATCCACCGACATCTCAAGAAGCTGGAGGAGGGCGGCTTCGTCACTCGTCAAGAGGACCATGGTTTTGTCTACTACGAGCTGTCGTGGAAGGCCAGGGACATCATCTCCCCGGGTGAGAACACCAAGATCATCATCATCTTCTCATCCTCCTGGTTGCTGATACTGGCTTCGGTATCCCTTCTCGTATTGGCTTTGAACTCGGCCGCCAAACGCGCCTTCGAAGCGTACGGGGAGACGCAGATGGCGGGAGGCAACTGGCTCAGCGAAGCAACCGGTGGCCTGGGGCTGGAGGTATTGCTGCCAGCGGTCCTGCTGGTTGCGCTCGCAGTCGTGCTGACCTACATCGGATATAGCAAGCTGCGCCGACCCAGGCAACGACCGGCGGAGAAGGACCCACCCGATGAGGCGACCTTCTGA
- a CDS encoding RimK family alpha-L-glutamate ligase, whose product MGTLGIFVDRQTLSHSRKLGAVMRFRDAAEALGHRSYFIFPVEMRKIAKTSALLIRGRTDPLNATYVAARWASLHGIPVIDDATSIRICSDKVNMYMHLQKAGVPIPETWYLGRRDVEAGEEGIIGQLHFPLVLKEPSTSFSNRVKVAHDRRELTRIATSYLKLSHLIVVQEHVESEEDWRIGILDGEVLFASRYVEIEPEEVRPIEEEEVPYYGVETLPLDRVPERALRLAVRAACAIGEGLYSVDIKERGGKLFVIEVNDNPSLENGEEEHYPDVYERIVARLMKA is encoded by the coding sequence ATGGGCACGCTGGGCATTTTCGTGGACAGACAGACATTGAGCCATTCGCGCAAGCTAGGGGCGGTGATGCGCTTCCGCGACGCTGCCGAGGCTCTGGGCCACCGTTCCTACTTCATCTTCCCGGTGGAGATGCGCAAGATCGCCAAGACCAGCGCGCTTCTCATTCGCGGCCGCACCGACCCGCTGAACGCCACCTATGTGGCCGCCCGTTGGGCCAGCCTGCACGGCATCCCGGTCATCGACGATGCCACCTCCATCCGGATATGCTCGGACAAGGTGAACATGTATATGCACTTACAGAAGGCGGGAGTGCCGATACCTGAGACCTGGTATCTGGGTAGGAGGGACGTCGAGGCCGGTGAGGAAGGGATCATCGGCCAGCTGCATTTCCCCCTGGTCCTCAAGGAGCCCTCCACCAGCTTCAGCAATCGGGTGAAGGTGGCGCACGACCGGAGGGAGCTGACGCGCATCGCCACCTCCTACCTGAAGCTCAGTCACCTCATCGTGGTCCAGGAACACGTGGAAAGCGAGGAGGACTGGCGCATTGGGATACTGGACGGCGAGGTGCTGTTCGCCTCCCGCTACGTGGAGATCGAGCCGGAAGAGGTTCGCCCAATCGAGGAAGAGGAGGTGCCCTACTATGGTGTGGAGACGCTGCCCTTGGACCGGGTTCCGGAGCGGGCGTTGCGCTTGGCGGTGAGGGCGGCGTGCGCCATCGGCGAAGGGCTGTACAGCGTGGACATCAAGGAGCGCGGAGGCAAGCTCTTCGTCATCGAGGTCAACGACAACCCCTCCCTGGAGAATGGGGAGGAGGAACACTATCCAGACGTGTACGAGCGCATCGTGGCTCGCCTGATGAAGGCATGA